In the genome of Pempheris klunzingeri isolate RE-2024b chromosome 3, fPemKlu1.hap1, whole genome shotgun sequence, one region contains:
- the polr3f gene encoding DNA-directed RNA polymerase III subunit RPC6 isoform X1: MAEVKVKKEANLSDPAEVESRIRDLCQQFPHGITDQVIQNDMPHLEPQQRALAINKLLSLGQLDLLRNSSGLLYRMKDTQSTSKVKGSDNQEKLVYQIIEDAGNKGIWSRDIRFKSNLPLTEINKILKNLESKKLIKAVKSVAASKKKVYMLYNLQPDRSVTGGAWYSDQDFESEFVEVLNQQCFKFLQSKAEAARDSKQSPMVQRNSSFATSHEVWKYICELGISKVDLSMDDIETILNTLIYDGKVEMTVIAAKEGTVGSVDGQMKLYRGVNPVIQPTGLVRTPCGLCPVFDDCHEGGEISPSNCIYMTEWLDF, translated from the exons gatcaGAGACCTGTGTCAGCAGTTCCCTCACGGTATCACAGACCAGGTGATCCAGAACGACATGCCTCACCTGGAGCCTCAGCAGAGAGCCTTGGCCATCAACAAGCTGCTGTCATTG GGTCAGCTGGACCTGCTGAGGAACAGCTCAGGTCTCCTGTACAGGATGAAGGACACACAGAgcaccag taAAGTTAAAGGTTCAGACAACCAGGAGAAACTGGTCTATCAGATCATCGAGGACGCAGGAAACAAAG GGATCTGGAGCAGAGACATCCGCTTTAAGAGCAACCTCCCTCTGACCGAGATCAACAAGATCCTGAAGAACCTGGAGAGCAAGAAACTCATCAAAGCTGTCAAATCTGTCGCT GCGTCTAAGAAGAAGGTGTACATGCTGTACAACCTGCAGCCGGACCGCTCGGTGACGGGGGGCGCCTGGTACAGCGACCAGGACTTTGAGTCCGAGTTCGTCGAAGTCCTGAACCAGCAGTGCTTCAAGTTCCTGCAGAGCAAG gctgaaGCAGCGAGGGACAGCAAACAGAGCCCCATGGTCCAGAGGAACAGCTCCTTCGCCACTTCGCACGAAGTCTGGAAGTACATCTGTGAGCTGGGCATCAGCAAG GTGGACCTGTCCATGGATGACATCGAGACCATCCTCAACACGCTCATCTACGACGGGAAGGTGGAGATGACCGTCATCGCCGCCAAGGAGGGAACGGTGGGCAGCGTGGACGGACAGATGAAGCTTTACCGCGGCGTCAACCCTGTCATCCAACCCACCGGCCTGGTCAGGACGCCCTGTGGACTCTGCCCG GTGTTTGACGACTGTCATGAAGGAGGTGAGATCTCTCCGTCCAACTGCATCTACATGACGGAGTGGTTGGACTTCTGA
- the polr3f gene encoding DNA-directed RNA polymerase III subunit RPC6 isoform X2: MAEVKVKKEANLSDPAEVESRIRDLCQQFPHGITDQVIQNDMPHLEPQQRALAINKLLSLGQLDLLRNSSGLLYRMKDTQSTSKVKGSDNQEKLVYQIIEDAGNKGIWSRDIRFKSNLPLTEINKILKNLESKKLIKAVKSVAASKKKVYMLYNLQPDRSVTGGAWYSDQDFESEFVEVLNQQCFKFLQSKAEAARDSKQSPMVQRNSSFATSHEVWKYICELGISKVDLSMDDIETILNTLIYDGKVEMTVIAAKEGTVGSVDGQMKLYRGVNPVIQPTGLVRTPCGLCPVIPDTLATILKGV, translated from the exons gatcaGAGACCTGTGTCAGCAGTTCCCTCACGGTATCACAGACCAGGTGATCCAGAACGACATGCCTCACCTGGAGCCTCAGCAGAGAGCCTTGGCCATCAACAAGCTGCTGTCATTG GGTCAGCTGGACCTGCTGAGGAACAGCTCAGGTCTCCTGTACAGGATGAAGGACACACAGAgcaccag taAAGTTAAAGGTTCAGACAACCAGGAGAAACTGGTCTATCAGATCATCGAGGACGCAGGAAACAAAG GGATCTGGAGCAGAGACATCCGCTTTAAGAGCAACCTCCCTCTGACCGAGATCAACAAGATCCTGAAGAACCTGGAGAGCAAGAAACTCATCAAAGCTGTCAAATCTGTCGCT GCGTCTAAGAAGAAGGTGTACATGCTGTACAACCTGCAGCCGGACCGCTCGGTGACGGGGGGCGCCTGGTACAGCGACCAGGACTTTGAGTCCGAGTTCGTCGAAGTCCTGAACCAGCAGTGCTTCAAGTTCCTGCAGAGCAAG gctgaaGCAGCGAGGGACAGCAAACAGAGCCCCATGGTCCAGAGGAACAGCTCCTTCGCCACTTCGCACGAAGTCTGGAAGTACATCTGTGAGCTGGGCATCAGCAAG GTGGACCTGTCCATGGATGACATCGAGACCATCCTCAACACGCTCATCTACGACGGGAAGGTGGAGATGACCGTCATCGCCGCCAAGGAGGGAACGGTGGGCAGCGTGGACGGACAGATGAAGCTTTACCGCGGCGTCAACCCTGTCATCCAACCCACCGGCCTGGTCAGGACGCCCTGTGGACTCTGCCCGGTAATACCAGACACACTGGCAACCATCTTAAAGG GTGTTTGA